One Candidatus Roseilinea sp. genomic region harbors:
- the metE gene encoding 5-methyltetrahydropteroyltriglutamate--homocysteine methyltransferase produces the protein MLTYTDLPLLPTQLVGSAGVPSWIWVFRDAIAEGKVGPEDIRETLMDAVNIAIQDATEAGVDIISDGEFFRADFTWNFHERIAGLEKIPFERRLGYPGPDQLDAFRAVEPLTVPNGYGLVDEVRYIKTRTHKPFITALQSPLTQAFRIDPGKVYKDKGEVAWALVPFINKELKDAVAAGARHIQFDEPAFWTMPGGMPEFVKMYNACVEGVNATIGVHLCFGNFRGRPATSDRTYKHIAPYLEQMNVDVVHMEFANRCMWEAELWAKYGGEKILCAGVIDVKGRSLETPELVAERIRLLLRYVKPEKLWVSSDCGFSQTARWLAVEKMKAMVKGAAIVRKELMG, from the coding sequence ATGCTTACCTACACTGATCTTCCCCTGCTTCCTACGCAGCTCGTCGGCAGCGCCGGCGTGCCAAGCTGGATCTGGGTCTTCCGCGACGCGATAGCGGAGGGCAAAGTTGGGCCAGAGGACATCCGCGAGACGTTGATGGACGCCGTGAATATCGCCATCCAAGATGCGACCGAGGCGGGTGTGGACATCATCTCCGACGGCGAGTTCTTTCGGGCCGATTTCACATGGAACTTCCACGAGCGCATCGCCGGTCTGGAGAAAATTCCTTTCGAGCGGCGGCTCGGATACCCCGGCCCGGACCAGTTGGACGCCTTTCGCGCCGTCGAACCGCTCACCGTGCCGAACGGCTACGGCCTGGTGGACGAAGTGCGCTACATCAAGACGCGCACCCACAAGCCGTTCATCACGGCGCTGCAAAGCCCACTCACGCAAGCCTTTCGCATTGACCCCGGCAAGGTGTACAAGGACAAGGGCGAGGTGGCCTGGGCATTGGTGCCGTTCATCAATAAGGAGTTGAAAGACGCCGTGGCCGCCGGCGCGCGCCACATCCAGTTCGACGAGCCGGCGTTCTGGACGATGCCCGGTGGCATGCCGGAGTTTGTGAAGATGTACAACGCCTGTGTGGAAGGCGTGAACGCCACCATCGGCGTGCACTTGTGCTTCGGCAACTTCCGCGGACGCCCGGCCACCTCTGACCGCACCTACAAACACATCGCCCCTTACCTCGAGCAGATGAACGTGGACGTGGTGCACATGGAGTTCGCCAACCGCTGCATGTGGGAGGCCGAGCTGTGGGCAAAGTATGGCGGCGAAAAGATCCTGTGCGCCGGCGTGATTGACGTGAAGGGCCGCTCGTTGGAGACACCGGAGCTGGTGGCCGAGCGCATCCGGCTGCTGCTGCGCTACGTCAAGCCGGAGAAGCTCTGGGTCTCGTCCGACTGTGGCTTCAGCCAGACGGCGCGCTGGCTGGCCGTCGAAAAGATGAAAGCAATGGTCAAAGGCGCAGCGATTGTGCGAAAGGAGTTGATGGGCTGA
- a CDS encoding GntR family transcriptional regulator yields MDAKANGPVTVTDYVTRSIRERILSGAYPPGTKLDQHMLVEEFGASLIPVRESLRQLEAQGFVRLYPHKGAYVAELSLAEIKEIYFVRELLEEAATRLAVPRLSAEDKTRLRQRLEQMERATASGDYAQLLELNRDFHFIIYEAGDNRLLVELIRGLWDRSSRYRHLYTYLPDRAPRALREHKRIYRLCVSGDAEVAARAVRHNVRQTVKGLVPVLRARLAETKHST; encoded by the coding sequence ATGGACGCCAAGGCGAACGGACCGGTGACCGTGACCGACTACGTCACGCGCAGCATTCGCGAGCGGATTCTGAGCGGCGCCTATCCGCCGGGGACAAAGCTCGACCAGCACATGTTGGTCGAAGAATTCGGCGCCAGTCTGATTCCGGTACGCGAGAGCCTGCGCCAGCTCGAAGCGCAGGGATTCGTCCGCTTGTATCCGCACAAAGGTGCTTACGTCGCCGAACTGTCGCTTGCGGAGATCAAAGAGATCTATTTCGTGCGTGAGCTGCTCGAGGAAGCAGCGACGCGGCTGGCCGTACCGAGGCTCTCGGCAGAGGATAAAACCCGGTTGCGCCAGCGCCTCGAACAGATGGAACGGGCGACGGCGTCCGGCGATTACGCCCAACTGCTCGAACTCAACCGTGATTTCCATTTCATCATCTACGAGGCCGGCGACAATCGCCTGCTAGTCGAGCTGATTCGTGGCCTGTGGGATCGCTCCAGCCGCTACCGGCATCTTTACACTTATCTGCCCGACCGCGCGCCGCGCGCGTTGCGGGAGCACAAGCGCATCTACCGCTTGTGCGTCTCCGGCGATGCCGAGGTCGCCGCTCGTGCCGTCCGGCACAACGTTAGACAGACGGTGAAAGGCCTGGTGCCGGTGCTGCGCGCCAGGCTTGCCGAGACGAAGCACTCAACCTAG
- a CDS encoding hypothetical protein (possible pseudo, frameshifted) — translation MVWDHTSFFSQYIPFLEPLENYFTQEELKDFSQAILKSATRDGHLWLIPRHADISVVHYRTDLYGNEQYKAEFKAKYGYDLAPPETWKQFFDHAEFFTGKEPGLLGTNFAGKEEALSGRFYEILVANGGKMLDENFKPAFNSEAGVKTAQFFRELYARRLVPADMTSLLWDGVANNFCQGNIAVHNEWFGWYSYFQDPKNCKVAGKFDLIRQPVGEGGIRSGWAGAHAFSIPASSKNKEAAAALIKFLTSEKIMYEEAKLGFLPVRDSVWARLIADAAKSDNPLGQEATGDRPDGDRQRLLRAAADRRVDSPHQHPDPQAAGDHARRP, via the coding sequence GTGGTCTGGGATCACACCTCGTTCTTCTCACAATACATCCCCTTCCTGGAGCCGCTGGAGAACTACTTCACTCAGGAGGAGCTGAAGGACTTCTCGCAGGCCATTCTGAAGAGCGCCACGCGCGATGGTCACCTTTGGTTAATCCCTCGCCACGCCGATATTAGCGTCGTCCACTACCGCACCGACCTATACGGCAACGAGCAATACAAGGCCGAGTTCAAGGCTAAATATGGCTACGACCTCGCGCCGCCCGAGACTTGGAAGCAATTCTTCGATCATGCCGAGTTCTTCACGGGTAAGGAGCCCGGCCTGCTCGGCACGAATTTCGCCGGTAAGGAAGAGGCGCTCAGCGGCCGCTTCTACGAAATCCTGGTGGCCAACGGTGGCAAGATGCTCGATGAAAACTTCAAGCCGGCCTTCAACAGCGAGGCCGGCGTGAAGACGGCCCAGTTCTTCCGCGAGCTCTACGCGCGCAGGCTGGTGCCGGCGGACATGACCAGCCTGTTGTGGGATGGCGTGGCCAACAACTTCTGCCAAGGCAACATCGCCGTGCACAACGAATGGTTCGGCTGGTATTCCTACTTCCAGGATCCGAAGAACTGCAAGGTGGCCGGCAAGTTCGATCTGATTCGCCAGCCGGTGGGTGAAGGGGGCATTCGCAGCGGCTGGGCCGGCGCGCACGCCTTCAGCATCCCGGCCAGCAGCAAGAACAAGGAAGCCGCCGCGGCGCTGATCAAGTTCCTGACCTCGGAGAAGATCATGTACGAGGAGGCGAAGCTCGGCTTCCTGCCGGTGCGCGATAGCGTCTGGGCGCGCCTCATCGCCGACGCCGCCAAGAGCGACAACCCGCTTGGACAAGAAGCGACTGGAGATCGCCCAGACGGCGATCGCCAACGACTTCTTCGCGCCGCCGCTGATCGCCGAGTGGATTCCCCTCACCAACATCCTGACCCCCAAGCTGCAGGCGATCATGCTCGGCGACCTTGA
- a CDS encoding hypothetical protein (possible pseudo, frameshifted) yields MLFGLDCGARGFPLARRITSHLVQDQEVSEICSKHKSLVRLALLPAVQSLPLAPHRRRTCSSSALSRRPSPEPTQAAPAAPAQPSGDEPKVAGVDRRFDGVTLRAAFIGGGQYEKMYESIKDWEAATGAKVEIVYKGRRLRD; encoded by the coding sequence GTGCTGTTTGGGTTGGATTGCGGCGCGCGTGGATTCCCCCTTGCGCGCAGGATCACTTCGCATCTCGTACAAGACCAGGAGGTTTCCGAGATATGCTCCAAACACAAATCGCTTGTTCGCCTCGCTTTGCTGCCGGCGGTGCAGTCCTTGCCGCTTGCGCCGCACCGCCGTCGCACCTGCTCCTCAAGCGCACTCAGCCGCCGGCCGTCTCCTGAGCCTACCCAGGCCGCGCCGGCAGCGCCCGCCCAGCCGTCCGGCGATGAGCCCAAGGTGGCCGGCGTGGATCGCCGTTTCGACGGCGTCACGCTGCGCGCCGCGTTCATCGGCGGCGGCCAATACGAGAAGATGTACGAGTCCATCAAAGACTGGGAAGCGGCCACCGGCGCGAAGGTGGAGATCGTCTACAAAGGGCGACGGCTTCGAGATTGA
- a CDS encoding hydrolase encodes MSHPTAPFDLIALDLDGTTVRQDMTVSPRVLRAAQMAMQRGARVTIATGRNVPSTRPFAALFGVNAPVICQQGGVIYDYRSETTLLRITLPHALTCELIALEAQHPEWRVVMYQDERIFVSDGEFFRHIHSLIGFEPAVVGDLCAVLDGRDADKVLFMVEPADAPRALAHLRALVGDRATVVQSHARFVEVNPLSADKGSALRWLANRLSVPRERVMAIGDQGNDATMVAWAGFGVAMGNGNDATKAVADWIAPSIEEDGAAVAIEKFVLGSEG; translated from the coding sequence ATGAGCCACCCAACAGCGCCCTTCGACCTGATCGCCCTCGATCTCGATGGCACCACCGTCCGCCAGGATATGACCGTATCGCCACGCGTGCTGCGCGCCGCGCAGATGGCCATGCAGCGCGGCGCACGGGTGACAATCGCCACCGGCCGCAACGTGCCCAGCACCCGGCCATTTGCGGCGCTTTTCGGCGTCAACGCGCCGGTCATCTGCCAGCAAGGCGGGGTGATCTACGACTACCGCAGCGAAACCACGCTCCTGCGCATCACCCTGCCGCATGCGCTGACGTGCGAGCTGATCGCGCTCGAAGCTCAGCACCCCGAATGGCGCGTCGTGATGTATCAGGACGAGCGCATTTTCGTCAGCGACGGCGAATTCTTCCGACACATCCACAGCCTGATCGGCTTTGAGCCAGCCGTCGTGGGTGACCTGTGCGCCGTGCTCGACGGGCGCGATGCCGACAAAGTGCTGTTCATGGTCGAGCCCGCCGACGCGCCGCGCGCGCTGGCGCATCTGCGCGCATTGGTCGGCGACCGCGCGACCGTGGTGCAGTCCCACGCCCGCTTTGTGGAAGTGAACCCGCTCAGCGCCGATAAGGGCAGCGCGCTGCGCTGGTTAGCCAACCGGCTGAGCGTGCCGCGCGAGCGCGTCATGGCGATCGGCGATCAAGGCAACGACGCCACGATGGTCGCCTGGGCGGGCTTCGGTGTGGCGATGGGCAACGGCAACGACGCGACGAAAGCCGTCGCCGACTGGATCGCCCCCAGCATCGAGGAGGACGGCGCAGCGGTCGCGATCGAGAAATTCGTGCTCGGGAGCGAAGGATGA
- a CDS encoding maltose ABC transporter permease: MRHSSRRRWSSALLDVLVWLILVVMLVPALWLVFTSVRNPVEVNARPPVWIPRELTLDGFKPLFGQATQMTGVIPFDRYFLNSAVVALVSTAIAVALGTMAGYVFARYRFRGKNIVFLGIMLSRAVPGIALSLPLFLLFARISQAGPLKLIDTPLGLIIVYVAVNVPFTVWLMDGFFREIPAELSEAAQLDGCSEWQTFTLINLPLALPGLAASAIFAFLAAWNEFQIASVLTRTVNSKTAPVGLFDFTGQFTIDWRGMAAMATVMMIPAIAFVLVVQRNLVRGLTFGAVK; encoded by the coding sequence ATGCGCCATTCATCTCGCCGCCGTTGGTCGAGCGCGCTGCTCGACGTCTTGGTCTGGCTCATCTTAGTTGTCATGCTCGTGCCGGCCTTGTGGCTGGTGTTCACGTCGGTGCGCAACCCGGTGGAGGTCAACGCCAGGCCGCCGGTGTGGATTCCGCGCGAGTTGACGCTGGATGGCTTCAAGCCGCTCTTCGGCCAGGCCACCCAGATGACAGGGGTAATTCCATTCGACCGCTACTTTTTGAATTCAGCCGTGGTCGCCTTGGTGAGCACGGCGATCGCGGTCGCCCTCGGCACTATGGCCGGGTATGTGTTCGCGCGCTACCGATTCAGGGGGAAGAATATAGTCTTCCTGGGCATCATGCTCTCGCGCGCCGTGCCGGGTATCGCCCTCAGCTTGCCGCTATTCCTGTTGTTTGCGCGCATCAGCCAAGCCGGGCCGCTCAAGCTGATTGATACCCCGCTCGGGCTCATCATCGTCTATGTCGCTGTCAACGTGCCGTTCACGGTGTGGTTGATGGATGGCTTCTTTCGCGAGATTCCCGCCGAACTGAGCGAAGCGGCGCAACTCGACGGTTGTAGCGAATGGCAGACGTTCACCCTCATCAATCTGCCGCTGGCGTTGCCGGGCCTGGCCGCCAGTGCAATCTTCGCCTTCCTGGCCGCATGGAACGAATTTCAGATCGCCAGTGTGCTCACGCGCACCGTCAACTCCAAAACGGCACCGGTCGGCCTGTTCGACTTCACCGGCCAGTTCACCATTGACTGGCGTGGCATGGCCGCGATGGCAACGGTCATGATGATCCCTGCCATCGCCTTCGTGCTCGTCGTACAGCGCAACCTGGTGCGTGGCCTGACCTTCGGCGCGGTGAAGTAG
- the rsgA gene encoding putative ribosome biogenesis GTPase RsgA: MAQHGLVIKAQSGFFTVHCDDGRRFVCKAAGRLTKGKHEEDALAVGDRVMVEPVQSEGLVNGRIIAVAPRGRTLSRLDPVFTARGKPGQQIRQVIVANVDMAIFVFACAEPEFHPRMLDRYLVGAEAQQLSAVIVASKVDLVGLDAARAMFAIYEQLGYEVIYTSTHADHPAYAGIARLRERLHGKLSVLTGKSGVGKSSLLNALKPGLGKEVGRISEVLKKGRHTTVVPELVQLDECSWIADTPGIRAYAIWDVQAEELDGYYREIAPLVSQCEFSDCTHTHEPGCAVIRALRRGEISQARYDSYLRLREELSQQHKWQNRA; the protein is encoded by the coding sequence ATGGCTCAGCACGGACTGGTGATCAAAGCGCAGAGCGGCTTCTTCACCGTGCATTGCGACGACGGCCGCCGGTTCGTCTGCAAGGCGGCGGGGCGTCTGACCAAGGGCAAGCACGAAGAGGACGCGCTGGCCGTCGGCGACCGGGTGATGGTGGAGCCGGTGCAGAGCGAGGGGCTGGTGAACGGACGCATTATTGCCGTCGCGCCACGCGGGCGCACCTTGTCGCGGCTTGATCCGGTGTTCACGGCGCGCGGCAAACCGGGCCAGCAGATCCGCCAAGTGATCGTCGCGAATGTGGATATGGCGATTTTCGTCTTTGCGTGCGCCGAGCCGGAGTTCCATCCGCGCATGCTCGACCGTTATCTGGTCGGGGCGGAGGCGCAGCAGTTGTCGGCGGTGATTGTGGCCAGCAAAGTAGACCTGGTGGGCTTAGACGCGGCGCGCGCGATGTTCGCGATCTACGAGCAGTTGGGCTATGAGGTGATCTACACGTCTACCCATGCCGATCATCCAGCATATGCGGGCATCGCGCGACTGCGCGAGCGACTGCATGGCAAGCTCAGCGTGCTCACCGGCAAGAGCGGCGTGGGTAAAAGCAGCTTGCTGAATGCGCTCAAGCCCGGCCTGGGCAAAGAGGTTGGGCGCATCAGCGAAGTGCTGAAGAAGGGCCGGCACACGACGGTGGTGCCTGAGCTGGTGCAGCTCGACGAATGTAGCTGGATCGCCGACACGCCGGGCATCCGCGCCTACGCCATCTGGGACGTGCAGGCCGAAGAATTAGACGGTTACTACCGCGAGATTGCGCCGCTGGTCAGCCAGTGTGAATTCTCGGATTGCACGCACACGCACGAACCGGGCTGCGCCGTGATCCGTGCACTCAGGCGCGGCGAGATCAGCCAGGCGCGCTACGATTCCTATTTGCGGCTGCGCGAGGAGCTGAGCCAGCAACACAAATGGCAAAACCGCGCATGA
- a CDS encoding short-chain dehydrogenase produces the protein MEQRLKDKIAIVTGAGRGIGKGVALRLAGEGAHVVIAEYDADAAQQTAQEVCALGVSALPYPIDLSDVSQIQPMVDAVVRAFGRIDILVNNAGRVQTKPMLDLTEADWDRIASVNQRGLFFCLQAVARQMIAQIPEDIRNRDRAPHSFGKIVNFSSVAGRSGRPNSTHYAATKAAVISITRSAALALARYNINVNAVCPGIVLTAMWQEIDQANQVMRGLEPGEWIRRSIETVPLKRAAQPEDIAAAVAFLCSPDADYITGQALNVDGGLEMD, from the coding sequence ATGGAACAGCGACTGAAGGACAAAATCGCCATCGTCACCGGCGCCGGACGGGGCATCGGCAAGGGCGTAGCGTTGCGGCTGGCGGGCGAAGGGGCACACGTCGTCATCGCGGAATACGACGCCGACGCCGCACAGCAAACCGCGCAGGAAGTGTGTGCGCTCGGTGTTTCTGCCCTGCCGTATCCAATTGATCTGTCCGATGTGTCTCAGATCCAGCCGATGGTGGATGCGGTGGTGCGCGCCTTCGGCCGCATAGACATCCTGGTCAACAACGCCGGCCGCGTGCAGACCAAGCCGATGCTCGATCTGACCGAGGCGGACTGGGATCGCATCGCCAGCGTTAACCAGCGCGGGCTGTTCTTCTGCTTGCAGGCCGTGGCACGGCAGATGATCGCGCAAATTCCCGAAGACATCCGCAACCGCGATCGCGCGCCGCACAGCTTCGGCAAGATCGTCAACTTTTCATCGGTCGCCGGCCGCAGTGGCCGGCCTAACTCCACCCATTACGCTGCGACGAAAGCTGCTGTGATCAGCATCACGCGCTCGGCGGCGCTGGCGCTGGCGCGTTACAACATCAACGTCAACGCCGTCTGTCCCGGCATCGTGCTCACTGCGATGTGGCAAGAGATAGACCAGGCCAACCAGGTGATGCGCGGGCTGGAACCCGGCGAGTGGATTCGCCGCTCCATCGAAACCGTGCCGCTCAAACGCGCTGCCCAGCCGGAGGATATCGCTGCCGCCGTGGCTTTTCTGTGCTCGCCCGATGCGGACTACATCACCGGCCAGGCGCTCAACGTGGATGGAGGGTTAGAGATGGATTAG
- a CDS encoding metal-dependent hydrolase, with the protein MTAMRIDTHQHFWNLAKVEYTWLVPAYGPIYANFAPQDLEPQLKAAGIDRTVLVQSANNNEDTVSMLTQAECYEWIGAVVGWVPLYDHHEAAKLLDRYGKHPKWRGVRHLNHEEPDPDWLVRPDVLQGLKLLEERDMTFDVVAIFPKHIGHVPTLAEHAPKLKIIIDHLAKPPIKEKKIDEWRAAMARCAQYPNVYAKISGLNTAADWQNWSAADLKPYIDAAIELFGVDRCMFGSDWPVAILAGDYAKVWRETNEALKGRSQAEIDAVLGGTAQKVYRVE; encoded by the coding sequence ATGACCGCGATGAGGATAGACACACACCAACACTTCTGGAATCTGGCCAAGGTTGAATACACATGGCTGGTGCCGGCCTATGGGCCGATTTACGCCAACTTCGCCCCGCAGGACCTGGAGCCGCAACTGAAGGCCGCCGGCATTGACCGCACGGTGCTCGTGCAGAGCGCCAACAACAACGAGGACACCGTCTCGATGCTCACCCAAGCCGAATGCTACGAGTGGATCGGCGCGGTAGTGGGCTGGGTGCCACTCTACGATCATCACGAGGCGGCTAAGCTACTCGACCGGTATGGCAAGCATCCAAAATGGCGTGGCGTGCGCCATCTCAATCACGAAGAGCCAGATCCGGATTGGCTGGTGCGCCCGGATGTGTTGCAAGGCTTGAAGCTGCTGGAGGAGCGCGACATGACGTTTGACGTGGTCGCCATCTTCCCTAAGCACATCGGCCATGTGCCTACCCTGGCCGAGCACGCTCCCAAGCTGAAGATCATCATTGACCACCTCGCCAAGCCTCCCATCAAGGAGAAGAAGATAGACGAGTGGCGCGCGGCCATGGCGCGTTGTGCGCAGTACCCCAACGTCTACGCGAAGATCTCCGGTCTGAACACCGCCGCAGATTGGCAGAACTGGTCGGCCGCCGACTTGAAGCCCTACATTGACGCTGCGATCGAGTTGTTCGGCGTGGATCGCTGCATGTTCGGCAGCGATTGGCCGGTCGCTATCCTGGCCGGCGACTACGCGAAGGTGTGGCGTGAGACAAACGAGGCGCTCAAAGGGCGCAGCCAAGCCGAAATTGACGCGGTGCTGGGCGGCACGGCGCAAAAGGTCTATCGCGTCGAGTAG
- a CDS encoding sugar ABC transporter permease — protein MAQLTQASAFDQRFAAVRRSGASGFVFAMLAPSLVIIAFVVVFPLVYSFYLSFTSYTLLKPIPAWNNFANYQRLLQDPIFGQAFVNTLLFMFVTVNAAFLMGLFLSQAVARTIRGQPLLRTLLMVPMMFAPVMVGFQFRWFFNDQVGLVNNVLTSLGLLNSSIPWLVDRWLAMFSIGVATVWMNTPVVAIILLAGTLSISPELYEAADVDGANSWQKFRSITYPLLGPFITIALTILSLDVARGYDIVSIMTGGGPAHRTELLWTYVPRVAIQESKFGLGAAMSFVTVIVTIAFTLYLFRQLLKSRIL, from the coding sequence ATGGCGCAACTTACGCAGGCATCTGCGTTCGACCAGCGTTTCGCAGCGGTGCGGCGTTCCGGCGCATCCGGGTTCGTCTTTGCGATGCTGGCGCCGTCGTTGGTCATCATCGCCTTCGTTGTCGTCTTTCCGCTGGTCTATTCGTTCTACTTGTCGTTCACTTCGTATACGCTGCTCAAGCCAATCCCGGCATGGAACAACTTCGCGAATTACCAGCGTCTGCTACAGGACCCCATCTTCGGTCAGGCGTTTGTCAACACGTTGTTGTTCATGTTCGTCACTGTCAATGCAGCCTTTCTGATGGGGTTATTTCTTTCTCAGGCCGTGGCGCGCACGATCCGTGGCCAGCCGTTGTTGCGAACCCTGTTGATGGTGCCGATGATGTTTGCGCCGGTGATGGTGGGCTTCCAGTTCCGCTGGTTTTTCAACGATCAGGTGGGACTGGTGAACAACGTGCTGACGTCATTGGGGTTGCTCAACAGCTCGATTCCCTGGCTGGTGGATCGCTGGCTGGCTATGTTCTCCATCGGCGTGGCAACCGTGTGGATGAATACGCCGGTGGTCGCCATCATCCTGTTGGCCGGCACGCTTTCTATCTCGCCCGAGCTATATGAGGCGGCTGATGTGGACGGCGCCAACAGTTGGCAGAAGTTTCGCTCGATCACCTATCCGTTGCTCGGGCCGTTCATTACGATTGCGCTGACCATTCTTTCGCTGGACGTCGCTCGTGGCTATGACATCGTCTCGATCATGACCGGCGGCGGGCCGGCTCATCGCACCGAGTTGTTGTGGACTTACGTTCCCCGCGTGGCGATTCAGGAATCCAAGTTCGGCTTGGGCGCGGCCATGTCGTTCGTCACGGTCATCGTGACCATCGCATTTACCCTCTACCTGTTTCGTCAACTGTTGAAGTCGAGGATTCTCTGA
- a CDS encoding oxidoreductase produces the protein MTRTLTPNYKPKLPPKIDYGIGIVGCGGIVNYAHLVAYKNNGLRVVACHDANPEAAQKTAEAHGIPKVYQNLDDLLADPAVEIVDIAVQPWHQRAIAERALAAGKHLLCQKPLSDTFGDAVAIVEAGRRAGRKVAVNQQMRWDAGIAAAQDLIAKGVIGRPTDAQIQVSTNTPWHMWPWLAESPRLEVLYHSIHYLDAMRFLFGEPAWVTSRHAKYPKQGAKAETKTITILDYADGLQAMVAVNHHDESPDGYATFRFLGTEGIIKGTIGLMYNYPHGRPDTFEVHLHTDKPEDWHVIPLAGMWIPDAFIGPMASLMEAIQTDGMPATDAADNLNTLRIVEAAYRSAAENRSVRPTEI, from the coding sequence ATGACGCGAACTCTCACCCCGAATTACAAACCCAAGTTACCGCCAAAGATAGACTACGGCATTGGCATTGTCGGTTGCGGGGGCATCGTCAACTACGCTCACTTGGTCGCCTACAAGAACAACGGCTTGAGGGTGGTTGCTTGCCACGACGCGAACCCAGAAGCCGCCCAGAAAACCGCTGAGGCGCACGGCATCCCGAAGGTGTATCAGAACCTGGATGACCTACTCGCCGATCCCGCCGTCGAGATCGTAGATATCGCCGTGCAGCCGTGGCATCAACGCGCCATCGCGGAGCGCGCGCTGGCAGCCGGCAAACATCTGCTTTGTCAAAAGCCGCTCTCGGACACCTTCGGCGACGCCGTTGCAATTGTCGAAGCCGGCCGGCGCGCCGGCCGAAAGGTCGCGGTCAATCAGCAGATGCGCTGGGATGCCGGCATTGCTGCCGCACAGGATCTGATTGCCAAAGGCGTGATCGGCCGGCCCACCGACGCCCAGATTCAGGTGAGCACAAATACCCCCTGGCACATGTGGCCCTGGCTGGCCGAATCGCCCCGGCTCGAAGTGCTCTATCACAGCATCCACTATCTTGATGCGATGCGCTTCCTGTTCGGTGAGCCGGCCTGGGTCACCAGCCGACATGCGAAATATCCCAAACAGGGTGCCAAGGCCGAGACCAAAACTATCACGATTCTGGACTACGCCGATGGCTTGCAGGCGATGGTCGCCGTCAACCATCATGACGAAAGCCCGGATGGCTACGCCACTTTCCGCTTCCTCGGCACGGAGGGCATCATCAAAGGCACCATCGGCCTGATGTACAACTACCCGCACGGTCGCCCCGATACCTTCGAGGTTCATCTTCACACCGACAAGCCCGAAGATTGGCATGTGATTCCCTTGGCAGGGATGTGGATTCCCGATGCGTTCATCGGTCCGATGGCCTCCCTCATGGAGGCGATCCAGACCGATGGCATGCCGGCCACGGACGCCGCAGACAACCTGAACACCTTGCGCATCGTCGAGGCGGCATACCGTTCGGCAGCGGAGAACCGCTCCGTAAGGCCAACGGAAATTTGA